The Biomphalaria glabrata chromosome 1, xgBioGlab47.1, whole genome shotgun sequence sequence GTGCAGGCCTGCCTCCCAGTGACGTACTTAAGGGGTGTACTACATTGTGCAGGCCTGCCTCCCAGTGACGTACTTAAGGGGTGTACTACATTGTGCAGGCCTGCCTCCCAGTGACGTACTTAAGGGGTGTACTACATTGTGCAGGCCTGCCTCCCAGTGACGTACTTAAGGGGTGTACTACATTGTGCAGGCCTGCCTCCCAGTGACGCCCAACCAAAGTTGGCCAGTGGACAGCGGCAATTTACATTTCCGACACCACTTAAAGATCGGAAACACATTTTGTATTGGAAAGTTTTAGTCCTGACATTGTTGAATGGCTTGTTTGAAGGTACAGTCCTAACATTTTTGAATGGCTTGTTTGAAGGTACAGTCCTGACATTGTTGAATGGCTTGTTTGAAGGTACAGTCCTGACATTGTTGAATGGCTTGTTTGAAGGTACAGTCCTGACATTGTTGAATGGCTTGTTTGAAGGTACAGTCCTGACATTGTTGAATGGCTTGTTTGAAGGTACAGTCCTGACATTGTTGAATGGCTTGTTTGAAGGTACAGTCCTAACATTTTTGAATGGCTTGTTTGAAGGTACAGTCCT is a genomic window containing:
- the LOC129924754 gene encoding myosin light chain kinase, smooth muscle-like, with the translated sequence MDFLKFLLGKKNWKDADDVSAGLPVPSNKPFNNVRTVPSNKPFNNVRTVPSNKPFNNVRTVPSNKPFKNVRTVPSNKPFNNVRTVPSNKPFNNVRTVPSNKPFKNVRTVPSNKPFNNVRTVPSNKPFKNVRTVPSNKPFNNVRTVPSNKPFKNVRTVPSNKPFNNVRTVPSNKPFNNVRTVPSNKPFNNVRTVPSNKPFNNVRTVPSNKPFNNVRTVPSNKPFKNVRTVPSNKPFNNVRTKTFQYKMCFRSLSGVGNVNCRCPLANFGWASLGGRPAQCSTPLKYVTGRQACTM